In the genome of Rhodospirillales bacterium RIFCSPLOWO2_02_FULL_58_16, the window CGACCGTGGCGGCTACCGGTATCATGGCCGAATCAAGGCGCTTGCCGATGCCGCCCGTGAAGCCGGCCTGACTTTCTAGGGAGTTCTTTATATATGTCTCAAACACCGACAAAGAAGCCCTCGGGAAGGTCCCGTGGATCGCAAACCGAATCCGGCGAGGATTCGGAATTTACCGATAAGCTGGTTCATATCAACCGCGTCGCCAAGGTGGTCAAGGGCGGGCGTCGTTTTTCCTTTGCCGCTCTGGTCGTCGCCGGGGACGGCAACGGGCGCGTCGGCTACGGCTCCGGCAAGGCGCGTGAGGTTCCCGAGGCCATCCGCAAGGCTACCGATCAGGCCAAGCGCACGATGATCCGCGTTCCGTTGCGCGATGGACGCACCATTCACCATGACGTTACGGGCAGCTATGGCGCAGGCAAGGTGGTGTTGCGCAGCGCGGCGCCGGGCACAGGCATCATCGCCGGCGGTCCTATGCGCGCCGTTTTCGAGACGATGGGGGTGCAGGATGTGGTTGCTAAATCTCTCGGTTCGACTAACCCTCATAACATGGTCAAAGCGACTTTCGACGCCTTGAGCTGTTCCATGTCGCCGCGTATCGTGGCGGCCCGGCGTGGAAAGAAGGTGGGCGAAATCGTGGCGCGCCGCACCGGCGCAATATCCGCGTCGAAGGAGTAGTAGCGATGACTGCTCAGAAAAAGGGGATCGTTAAGGTCACTCAGATCGGAAGCCCCATCGGTCGCGAGAATGATCAGCGGGCAACCCTGATCGGTCTTGGACTTAACAAGATGAACAGAACCCGCGAGTTGGAAGACACGCCGTCAGTGCGCGGCATGATCAAAAAGGTCAGTCACCTGGTCCGGGTTGAAAAACAGGCGTAATTTCGGGGCGAGGGATACCTAAGGCATGAAACTAAACGATCTTCGTGATAACCCCGGCGCCGTCAGGAATCGTAAGCGCGTCGGGCGCGGCATCGGCTCGGGCACCGGCAAAACCGCCGGTCGCGGCGATAAGGGACAAAAGGCGCGCAGCGGCGTTTCTCTGCTGGGATTCGAGGGTGGACAGATGCCGCTTTTCAGGCGGCTGCCCAAGCGCGGATTCAATAATCTTTACGACAAGGATTTGGCCGAGATCAATCTGGGCCGCTTGCAGGTCGCCGTTGACGCC includes:
- a CDS encoding 50S ribosomal protein L30 encodes the protein MTAQKKGIVKVTQIGSPIGRENDQRATLIGLGLNKMNRTRELEDTPSVRGMIKKVSHLVRVEKQA
- a CDS encoding 30S ribosomal protein S5 translates to MVHINRVAKVVKGGRRFSFAALVVAGDGNGRVGYGSGKAREVPEAIRKATDQAKRTMIRVPLRDGRTIHHDVTGSYGAGKVVLRSAAPGTGIIAGGPMRAVFETMGVQDVVAKSLGSTNPHNMVKATFDALSCSMSPRIVAARRGKKVGEIVARRTGAISASKE